A genomic segment from Desulfonatronum lacustre DSM 10312 encodes:
- a CDS encoding carboxymuconolactone decarboxylase family protein has translation MSKDKLPKNFQKLQQNHPDFMAAVGNLGKAVREAGPLDEKTINLLQMAAAAALRMEGAVHSHARRAMTAGATEVEVRHALIVLTSTIGFPAVATATSWVNDVSED, from the coding sequence ATGTCCAAGGACAAATTGCCGAAGAATTTTCAGAAGTTGCAGCAGAATCATCCCGACTTCATGGCCGCCGTGGGCAATCTGGGCAAGGCCGTGCGCGAGGCCGGTCCGCTGGATGAGAAGACCATCAACCTGCTCCAGATGGCCGCAGCCGCGGCTCTGCGCATGGAAGGGGCGGTGCACAGCCATGCCCGCCGGGCCATGACCGCCGGGGCCACGGAAGTGGAAGTGCGCCACGCCCTGATCGTGCTCACCTCGACCATTGGCTTTCCGGCCGTGGCCACGGCCACGAGTTGGGTCAACGACGTGAGCGAAGATTAA
- a CDS encoding dihydrolipoyl dehydrogenase family protein has product MQRHDVIVIGSGTAGYTAAHACRKAGKSVLVVDKRPFGGTCAMRGCQPKKILVAAVQAVHGANALHGQGVTGESRLDWPSLMRFKRDFTDAVPQGTEQGFLDAGMRTAHGLATFVGPRRLRIGEEEHEAGHIVIAAGAVPRKLKIPGDEVLLDSDVFLELDALPESIAFVGGGFVCFEFAFICALAGVRTTVIHRGDRFLRNFDPDLVALLMEAGKARGIEFLPETNVVAVRRDGRDIVLDLDGSGPTSLRVQSAVAAVGRVPDLDGLGLDVAGVSETPRGISVNAFMQSVSNPAVYAVGDAADAPFALATTADMEAETAATNILQGNTTEADHVAVPSVVFSVPSLATVGMSEKQARQASVEQGFKLTVNTADATGWMTSRRIGQKHAAYKVILNKDAGTILGAHLLGHNAGEMINILALAIKFGLTRTQLKSLLWAYPTHVSDIKYMI; this is encoded by the coding sequence ATGCAACGGCACGACGTGATCGTCATCGGATCCGGAACGGCCGGGTATACAGCGGCCCATGCCTGTCGCAAGGCCGGAAAGAGCGTCCTGGTGGTGGACAAGCGGCCCTTTGGCGGAACCTGCGCCATGCGCGGCTGCCAGCCCAAGAAGATTCTGGTGGCCGCGGTTCAGGCCGTGCATGGGGCCAATGCCCTGCACGGGCAGGGCGTGACCGGAGAAAGCCGCTTGGATTGGCCTTCCTTGATGCGCTTCAAACGCGACTTCACCGATGCCGTGCCCCAGGGTACGGAGCAGGGCTTCCTGGACGCCGGGATGCGCACGGCCCACGGTCTGGCCACGTTCGTTGGCCCTCGCCGATTGCGGATCGGAGAAGAGGAGCATGAAGCCGGGCATATCGTCATCGCCGCCGGGGCCGTACCCAGAAAACTGAAGATTCCCGGCGACGAGGTGCTGCTGGACAGCGACGTTTTCCTGGAACTGGACGCGCTTCCGGAAAGCATCGCCTTCGTGGGCGGCGGATTCGTCTGCTTTGAATTCGCCTTTATCTGCGCCCTGGCCGGGGTGCGCACCACGGTCATCCATCGCGGCGACCGCTTTCTGCGCAACTTTGACCCGGACCTGGTGGCCTTGCTTATGGAGGCCGGCAAGGCTCGGGGGATCGAGTTTCTGCCCGAAACCAACGTTGTCGCGGTGCGCAGGGATGGACGCGATATCGTGCTTGACCTGGACGGGTCAGGGCCGACGTCCCTGCGTGTTCAATCGGCCGTGGCCGCCGTCGGGCGGGTGCCGGACCTGGACGGGCTGGGGCTGGACGTTGCCGGAGTCAGCGAAACCCCGAGAGGGATCAGCGTGAACGCCTTCATGCAAAGCGTCTCCAACCCGGCTGTGTATGCCGTGGGCGACGCTGCGGATGCGCCGTTCGCCCTGGCCACCACCGCGGACATGGAGGCCGAGACCGCGGCGACCAACATTCTTCAGGGCAACACCACCGAGGCGGACCACGTAGCCGTTCCCAGCGTCGTGTTTTCTGTTCCGTCCCTGGCCACCGTGGGCATGAGCGAGAAGCAGGCCCGCCAGGCCTCAGTGGAGCAAGGCTTCAAGCTCACCGTGAATACCGCCGACGCCACGGGCTGGATGACCTCCCGGCGTATCGGCCAGAAGCACGCGGCCTACAAGGTCATCCTGAACAAGGACGCCGGAACGATCCTGGGAGCGCACCTGCTGGGCCACAACGCCGGGGAGATGATCAATATTCTGGCCCTGGCCATCAAGTTCGGCCTGACCAGAACGCAGCTCAAAAGCCTGCTCTGGGCCTACCCGACCCATGTTTCGGACATCAAGTACATGATTTGA
- a CDS encoding type 1 glutamine amidotransferase domain-containing protein, with translation MELSGKKVMIMVAELFNDYEFIYPYYRLLETGAHVEVVGAKAGVVYSSKVGTTAKSTAAAKDLNPAEFAGLVIPGGYAPDFMRRDPAMVSLVRELTNQGKVVAAICHAGWMLASAKILQGRTVTSYFAIKDDLIHAGANWVDQEVVEDGGLITSRTPDDLPAFMRAVVGALGRV, from the coding sequence ATGGAACTGTCCGGCAAGAAGGTCATGATCATGGTCGCGGAACTGTTCAATGATTACGAGTTCATCTACCCCTACTACCGGCTCCTGGAAACCGGGGCTCATGTGGAGGTGGTCGGCGCCAAGGCCGGGGTGGTCTATTCCAGCAAGGTCGGAACCACAGCCAAAAGCACGGCCGCGGCCAAGGATCTGAACCCGGCGGAGTTCGCCGGGCTGGTCATTCCCGGGGGGTACGCCCCGGACTTCATGCGCCGCGACCCGGCCATGGTTTCGCTGGTCCGGGAACTGACCAACCAGGGCAAGGTCGTGGCCGCCATCTGCCACGCCGGCTGGATGCTGGCCTCGGCCAAGATCCTTCAGGGCCGCACAGTGACCTCGTATTTCGCCATCAAGGACGACCTGATCCATGCCGGAGCAAACTGGGTGGACCAGGAGGTCGTGGAGGACGGAGGCCTGATCACCAGCCGCACCCCGGACGATCTGCCGGCCTTCATGCGCGCGGTGGTTGGGGCTTTGGGCCGGGTCTGA
- a CDS encoding FAD-dependent oxidoreductase: MNTMNYAFLCSAPPPPNGLKAAVVGSGPAGLSAAGWLACAGYEVHVYDKLPKAGGLLVFGIPGFRIPARRIEDAAEKLAEEYGVRFHFCTKICTQDKVCESGDEFVDEMVSLSELLHECAAVLICTGSWRPRRLNIPGEDLSGVYTSLEFLFPLRACKMTQSPTQTPLVAPPKVEGQRVAVIGAGLSAVDVVQSCLRLGAEEITLLYRKTVDEAPAGRMEIKLLRQRGVRWVERTSPKRIVGDGKARRLVFTQGEETREQELDVDLVVAAIGEVPTNPFPRELRLEDISKDGHGWLQMTKFEGVFVAGDVLTGPSKIGRAILSGLKAAESLDGWIKAHPLDAAPPRGEMAGETTGDTKNKASRKEVADV, encoded by the coding sequence ATGAACACCATGAACTACGCGTTTCTCTGTTCCGCGCCGCCTCCGCCCAACGGGTTGAAGGCGGCGGTGGTCGGGTCCGGGCCGGCCGGGTTGTCCGCGGCCGGCTGGCTGGCTTGCGCCGGGTATGAGGTGCATGTCTACGACAAATTGCCCAAGGCCGGTGGACTGCTTGTCTTCGGCATTCCCGGCTTCCGGATTCCGGCCCGGCGCATCGAGGACGCCGCTGAAAAGCTTGCCGAGGAGTACGGCGTGCGGTTCCATTTCTGTACGAAGATCTGCACCCAGGACAAGGTCTGCGAGTCCGGGGATGAATTCGTGGACGAAATGGTCAGTCTGTCCGAACTGCTGCATGAATGCGCTGCCGTGCTGATCTGCACCGGCAGTTGGCGACCGCGACGACTGAACATCCCCGGCGAAGACCTGTCCGGAGTCTATACGTCACTGGAGTTTCTCTTTCCCTTGCGGGCCTGCAAGATGACTCAATCCCCGACCCAGACGCCCCTGGTCGCCCCTCCAAAAGTCGAAGGACAACGGGTGGCGGTGATCGGCGCGGGATTGTCCGCGGTGGACGTGGTTCAAAGCTGCTTGCGCCTGGGAGCCGAGGAAATCACCCTGCTCTACCGCAAGACGGTGGACGAGGCCCCGGCCGGACGGATGGAGATCAAGCTCCTGCGTCAGCGCGGGGTGCGTTGGGTGGAACGAACCTCCCCGAAGCGAATCGTCGGGGATGGTAAAGCCCGGCGACTGGTTTTCACCCAAGGCGAGGAAACACGGGAACAGGAGCTGGACGTGGACTTGGTGGTGGCGGCCATCGGCGAGGTGCCCACCAACCCCTTTCCCAGGGAGCTGCGCCTGGAGGACATTTCCAAGGACGGCCATGGCTGGCTGCAGATGACCAAGTTCGAAGGTGTCTTCGTGGCCGGGGACGTGCTCACCGGGCCGTCCAAGATCGGCCGGGCCATTCTCAGCGGCCTGAAGGCCGCTGAGTCCCTGGACGGCTGGA